A segment of the Sulfurovum indicum genome:
TACAAAAGCCAAGATCAGGGAGATGAGGGTAGAAGGTGCAGATGGTAATGTTGAACTTAATCTCGAAGGAGAGGTAAGTGTTGAGGAGATCAGGGAGGCACTTTCACGCTCGAAGGTGTTGAAAGGAGAGTAGATTTCCTCCCCCCATCAAGCTGCAATACAATATGTTATAGGTTCAAAGAGAGGGAAGGTGCTATTGCCTACCCGCTTTACTCTGTACTATATTAAACTGTAGTGTTATTATCATCTTCAAGATTATCATCTGTAGTGTTGTTATCATCTTCAAGGTTATCATCATCAACATCGTCTGGTAGACCGTCATTGTCATCATCATCATCAACATCGTCTGTCAGACCATCATTGTCGTCATCATCATCAACATCATCTGTCAGACCATCGTTGTCATCATCAACATCAGCTGCATTGTCAATACCGTCATCATCAAGGTCATTGTCAATGTCAACTATACCATCACCGTCATCATCATCATCATCACGGTTGCACAGCGTATCATTATCATCATTATCATAGACATTGAGCAAGCCGTCACCATCAACATCCATAGGATCATTTTCCAACTCAATTAAAATCACTTCGCCGTCAACGCTGATAGACAAGATATCATCAGAAACGCCATCACCTTCGGTATCATTAATGTCGTCACGGCTCATAGGAAGATCAATATATCCAAGATCTATATCTTCGGCTGCCTGGAAGAGTGTACCGTTTCCGTCTGTCGTGATAATACCGATAGGAGTAACAACTTTGGTGGCATTGTCATCTTCATTGGTGGTCATGACCAAACGACAACTCAGGTTACTTGGAATTTCCAACTCAAATGGATGTTCTGTTGTCCCATTGTCTGTTGATTTTACAGAGTAGTAACTGCCATCACTACAAAATGCTTCAATAAGTGTTCCCGGAACTGTACCACTGATCTTACTGATTTGTGTAGTGGAAGTAGTAGAGCTTCCGCCACCGCATCCTGCCAAAGTTAATGCCGCTGTAATCGCAGCAAGCTTCAATGAATTTATTTTCATATCTATCCTTTTAATTTCTTTATATAGTATTATAATCACATATAATACACAGTATTATTTTAATACTAGCTTAAAAGAAGGTGTTTTTAGGGAATGTGTCATCACAATATTATATAGGATACCCCTTTATTTGCGTATTGCCTCAGCATCAAGTTCTCCGCTCTTCCATTTTTGTAAATAGAGATCAAGGTTGGCTTTGACGTCTCCTTGCAGCATATAGAGTCCGATAATATTTGGCAGAGCCATAGTCAATATGAGCAGGTCTGAGAACTCCAGCATTGCCGAAGCACTGGTTACCGATGCCATAATGGTAAATGAGATAAAGATCAGTTTGTAGACAAGGGTATATTTCTCTCCAAAAAGATAGGTCCATGAACGTTCTCCGTAGTATGACCATGAGATCATTGTGGAAAAAGCAAAAAGAACTATAGAGGCCGAGAGGATGATCGGAAACCAGGAGATGACCGTTCCATAGGCAGCAGCAGTGAGTGCGGCACCCTGTTTGGCAGCAACAAGGTCTGCAAATGCACCAGACGGGTCATAAACGCCTGTAGTGACGATGACCAATGCAGTCATGGTGCAGATGACGATCGTATCAATAAAAGGTTCGTAAAGTGCCACCATCCCCTGACGTACAGGGTATTTTACCGAAGCAGTGGAGTGTACGATCGCAGCAGAACCGATCCCCGCTTCTGAAGAGAATGCCGCCCTTTTGAAGCCCTGTACCAAAACACCGATGATGCCTCCGGCTGCTGCACTTGGTGCAAAGGCTTCATGGAAGATCGTTGCGATAGCTCCCGGTACGGCTGAGGCATTGACAGCCAGGATCCATAAAGAGGCAAGAAGGTAGATAAAGACCATAAGCGGTACGATCTTTTCAGCAGTACTTGCGATACGTTTAATACCTCCGATGATCACGAAACCGACAATGACCGCCATAATAAGTCCGAAAGCAATAGGGTAGTCGGCAAAGAATGGAACACGGTCCGAGAGAGCACCAAGTGCCTGTGAAGTCTGGAAAGCATTCCCCGCCCCCAGGCTCCCTCCAATAGCAAGAAAAGCAAAGAGCATGGCAAGCACTTTTCCTAGGTGCTTGTGCCCTTTGGCGGCAAGTCCTTTGGAGAGGTATTGCATCGCCCCTCCCATAATGCGTCCGTCAGGACGTTTTTCACGATAGATCTGTGCAAGTGTCACTTCGGTAAACTTGAGGGTCATTCCAAAAAAACCGGCCAGTATCATCCAGAATGTCGCACCCGGACCACCTATGGCAATGGCAATGGCTACCCCGGCGATATTACCCAGACCAACAGTAGCTGAAAGTGCTGTTGTCAATGACTGGAAGGGTGTTATCTCCCCCTCATCATCGGCTGTGCGATATTTGCCCGTTAGTATTTTATAGGCATGGGAGAACATACGAATATTGATAAAACCGAAACGTAAAGTCATATAGAGACCGCCTGCTACCAGCCATGCAACGATAAAAGGCATAGATGATCCCTCTATCTGACCAAAAAAGATATCAAAAAAGAAAACAGAAGCCAAGATACTGTTTATTTGTTCAAAAATAGTGTCCATAGGTGTGTACTCCTTGAAAATAGCGCATTTATTATACTCAATTAAGCCAAAAGAAGCTCTAGCGGAAATAAAAATATCACTTTTTTTATTTTTTTTAAAAAAACTATTGACAAATAGAAACCTTTTGACTATAATTGCAGTCCTTTTTATAACGGAGTGTAGCGCAGTCTGGTAGCGCACCTGGTTTGGGACCAGGGGGTCGAAGGTTCGAGTCCTTTCACTCCGACCATTTAAGTTATTTAACATTGCATCATTAAAAATATTAAGACACTATTTGAAAGTTTTCAAAAAACGTCTTGTTTCATGGTAGGCGTAGTTCAGTTGGTAGAGCACCAGTTTGTGGCACTGGTTGTCGCGGGTTCGAGCCCCGTCGCCTACCCCATTGGTATTAACAGGATAACCCCGAAATGAAGCGCCAGTGGCTCAACTGGATAGAGCATCAGACTTCGGATCTGAGGGTTAGGGGTTCGAGTCCTCTCTGGCGTACCACTTATTTTTTTGATGTAGATGCACTCGTAGCTCAGCTGGATAGAGCACCCGCCTTCTAAGCGGGCGGTCTCAGGTTCGAATCCTGACGGGTGTACCACCTTTTTATTGTTTTGTAAACAATCACATGCGGATGTGGTGGAATTGGTAGACACGCCAGACTTAGGATCTGGTGCCTAACGGTGTGGAGGTTCGAGTCCTCTCATCCGCACCACTTACAAAATATTTTCTTAAAACAATCACTGCACTTATCTTTTCCCGGAAATCATAGTATAATTATTTATAAGCATTCTATATATAAGGATAGAAGATGGATAAATCATTTATGGTGTTTATTGCTGTCGGAATGGCATTTTTTTATGTGGTAACTACTTATGTGGGAGAGATTCAGGAAGAGGATGAACGTTTTCGGAATACAGGTTATGAACAGGAGCACAGATATGACCAGTACTATCTGGAAGACAGTATCGGTCAGAAGATTCTGGATGTGACACTGGCTGAGCCGGCAACACAGATTGAAGCATGGAACCGCAGTCGGCTGAGGGAGGAGTATTTGGAGCTTTTTCCGGATTTTGATACGAT
Coding sequences within it:
- a CDS encoding alanine/glycine:cation symporter family protein → MDTIFEQINSILASVFFFDIFFGQIEGSSMPFIVAWLVAGGLYMTLRFGFINIRMFSHAYKILTGKYRTADDEGEITPFQSLTTALSATVGLGNIAGVAIAIAIGGPGATFWMILAGFFGMTLKFTEVTLAQIYREKRPDGRIMGGAMQYLSKGLAAKGHKHLGKVLAMLFAFLAIGGSLGAGNAFQTSQALGALSDRVPFFADYPIAFGLIMAVIVGFVIIGGIKRIASTAEKIVPLMVFIYLLASLWILAVNASAVPGAIATIFHEAFAPSAAAGGIIGVLVQGFKRAAFSSEAGIGSAAIVHSTASVKYPVRQGMVALYEPFIDTIVICTMTALVIVTTGVYDPSGAFADLVAAKQGAALTAAAYGTVISWFPIILSASIVLFAFSTMISWSYYGERSWTYLFGEKYTLVYKLIFISFTIMASVTSASAMLEFSDLLILTMALPNIIGLYMLQGDVKANLDLYLQKWKSGELDAEAIRK